Sequence from the Amycolatopsis sp. NBC_00345 genome:
AGTAGTGGTCGAGTTCGAGGTCGGTAAGCAGGTCCGGCCGCTCCGGCGTCCAGTCCAGGAGTTTCCGGGTGCGGGCGCTGGAGGTGGGGTTGCCCAGCACGACCATCGGGGCGAGGAAGCCGAAGTGCTCCGGCACGTCCTCGTCGGCGATGGCGGCGACCGGCACGCCCAGGCGCCGGCCGATGGCCTCGGCGATCCGCCGGAACGGGACGCCCTCGTCGGCCACCGCGTTCAGCCGCGAGCCGGCCGGGGCCGATTCCAGCGCCAGCCGGTAGAGGCGCGCGACGTCCGGAGTCTGGGCGGCGGGCCACTGGTTGGCGCCGTCGCCGACGTAGCCGGAGACGCCCTTCGCTCGCGCGATACCGATCAAGATCGGGATGAAACCGTGGTGGTCCATCGGGCCGTGCACGGTCGGCGGGAGCCGGAGGACCGAGGACCGGACACCGCGCTCGGCGAACCCGATGACGGTGTTCTCCGACTCGACCCGGGGCCCCGAGTCGAGCACGTCGTCCTCGGTGCCGAGCCGCCCCATCCCGGACATGGCGACCATCAGCGTCCCCGCCGTCGTCACCAGCGGCTTCCCGGTGCCGGCCAGTGCTTCGCCGAAC
This genomic interval carries:
- a CDS encoding SDR family oxidoreductase — encoded protein: MRVFITGASGHVGSAVVPELVSAGHEVVGLARSDQSADKVKALGVEVRRGDLDDLDGLREAASAADGVIHLAFKHEAMMSGDYEGAIRDDLVVVRAFGEALAGTGKPLVTTAGTLMVAMSGMGRLGTEDDVLDSGPRVESENTVIGFAERGVRSSVLRLPPTVHGPMDHHGFIPILIGIARAKGVSGYVGDGANQWPAAQTPDVARLYRLALESAPAGSRLNAVADEGVPFRRIAEAIGRRLGVPVAAIADEDVPEHFGFLAPMVVLGNPTSSARTRKLLDWTPERPDLLTDLELDHYFATAAV